Proteins encoded by one window of Tunturibacter psychrotolerans:
- a CDS encoding DinB family protein, with amino-acid sequence MRRVVFGLVMFVVISSGFAMAQQEKPMTLKAVLLEQLRSTHNKAEWFVPANTAVAGLTPAQASWTDKSGNHSVGQLANHLVFWDRDMLAKFKGETPAKFDGSNDETFNNFDAKSWDTTVKQLDQVMTDWENAVEAADDAKVSLWASRIAHVGTHNAYHIGQMVYVRKLQGVWDPNKGVK; translated from the coding sequence GAGTTGTGTTTGGGCTGGTGATGTTTGTTGTGATTTCGTCTGGTTTTGCGATGGCACAACAGGAGAAGCCGATGACGTTGAAGGCTGTTCTGCTGGAGCAGCTGCGATCGACACATAACAAGGCAGAGTGGTTTGTGCCGGCGAATACTGCAGTGGCGGGGTTGACACCGGCGCAGGCGAGTTGGACCGACAAGAGTGGCAATCACTCAGTGGGGCAATTGGCCAATCATTTGGTTTTCTGGGATCGCGATATGTTGGCGAAGTTCAAGGGAGAGACACCGGCGAAGTTCGACGGCAGCAATGACGAGACGTTCAACAACTTCGACGCGAAGAGCTGGGACACGACGGTGAAGCAGCTTGATCAGGTGATGACGGATTGGGAGAACGCGGTGGAGGCGGCCGATGATGCGAAGGTCTCGCTGTGGGCTTCGAGGATCGCGCACGTAGGGACGCACAACGCTTATCACATTGGGCAGATGGTCTATGTGAGGAAGCTGCAGGGTGTCTGGGATCCGAATAAAGGTGTGAAGTAG
- a CDS encoding DUF1810 domain-containing protein, whose translation MAPGQDVYDLQRFLEAQAGVYEQACAELRAGRKRSHWMWFVFPQIHGLGSSPMAVRYAISSLDEARAYLEHVVLGSRLRGSVGIVVGVQGKTVGEIFGSPDDMKFHSSMTLFAKAATPSAKAAEGLGDVFGEALAKYFGGAMDQGTMRRI comes from the coding sequence ATGGCCCCCGGACAAGATGTTTACGATTTGCAGCGATTCCTAGAAGCGCAGGCTGGGGTGTACGAGCAGGCATGTGCTGAGTTGCGTGCGGGGAGGAAGCGGAGCCACTGGATGTGGTTTGTGTTTCCGCAGATTCATGGGCTCGGGAGCAGTCCGATGGCGGTGCGGTATGCGATCTCTTCGCTGGACGAGGCTCGGGCTTACCTCGAGCATGTTGTTCTGGGATCGAGGCTGCGGGGGTCTGTGGGGATTGTGGTGGGGGTGCAGGGAAAGACGGTGGGAGAGATCTTTGGGTCTCCGGACGATATGAAGTTTCATTCGAGCATGACGTTATTTGCGAAAGCCGCGACGCCGTCTGCGAAGGCTGCAGAAGGTTTGGGTGATGTGTTTGGAGAGGCTTTGGCAAAGTACTTTGGTGGGGCGATGGATCAGGGGACCATGCGTCGGATTTGA